Part of the Pelobates fuscus isolate aPelFus1 chromosome 12, aPelFus1.pri, whole genome shotgun sequence genome, CTAAGaaacagtcaggagccctcaactgatcctgccgactggtaagtcccctccctctccccttccttaaGAAACCCCCAGTTTTAGCAACATTGTATCTTTTATTAAACCATCCCACAatcctgggcagcagtcatgttcccCCTTCCTTATTATTCCAGGGGGAATCTGACTGGCTCATTTATCTTCTGCCCAATGAGGCATCATTGATCCCTATAAATCTGTAAATTTGAGatcctggtacttgcttacaaatatCTACAAAATGCTGCtctgacctacttatcctcactaatacacaaccTCTGCCACGAGACccacgtctaacctctgttcgtactccttcCTCTGATGatcgccttaaagacttctctagggctgcaccgttcctatggtacacccttcccctctctgttagactttcacccagtctccactccttcaaaacagCTTTGAatacttacttctttaggaaagcataataATTAAACTGTCCGCAGctttaactcccccctccccgattcttctcctgaaactgtcatcaaaacaaaacactaagccctcagtgaatactatcctagcaacctacctttctaccctaccctcaccctttgtgtcactatacctcgctccctctagtatgtaagcagggccctcaacccctctgttcatgtgtgtccaactcgtctttttacaaatatgtgtctgttagtgcacccattgtacagcgctgtggaatttgttggcactttataaataataataattattattataccccattgtacagcgctacggaatttgttggcgctatataaataataaaaaaataataataataataataatgtgagtgTTTTAAGTACAGAGAACTTTGAAGTATAGGATCTGAAGTCTTACAAagtcacatacttttttttttcccgaacAGATACACTGAGACCTCAtctaaagagtttttttttttttaatttctatagAGATCCAAATGACAAAATAGAAGCTGGGCACAATTACAACCATAACCCAATACTACTTTGTACTTTGGTCATTGAAAATTTACTACCCAATACAtgttaaaataatacataaaatacatataatagcAGCCGTTGGGTAGAGGATTTAAAACACTCATTGCTCCAATGTGAACATTCCACCTGtgcgtatataaatataaaatatataaatataccaaaTACCTAATAAGGTGTAATTTTTCAAAGCTGCAGTTGCATTCAAACACAGTAAGGAAAATACGTTTGTGTTAGTGTAATTCGAAAATAAGTTTGCCGAAAGGTCAGAGTCGTTATTGAGAGATGTTTCGGTTTCTTTGATTATAGCTATCCAATTGTGAGATCTATTAGGGACACTCTCTAAGCACAAAAAATGTTTAGTCTTGGAGCATAGATGCTGTCCCTCTTTGAGGACAATGTAAAACGTTTCTGAGAAATGGCAATATTTAGATTTGTCCAGAATCACACCTCTAGTGGATATCAGACAGACCATAAAGTCACTTCCTTCTTAAAACCTTGTGTTTGCCGTTAGAGGGTGCGTTCCAATTTCACAGAATCAAAGGCAAAAtgattttaaatcttttattGCTATATTAATGAAATCAGTGAGACATTTGCATTGTCCAAGCGTTTCCAATAATACTGCAGATCTTTAGTAACATACAGATCAGACCAAAGCGCAAACATTACAGAGTAACAGATCACGTCTCAGACACGGATCCACCAATCAGTTGCAGCAGCTGCAGCTCTCGCATCCCTTTTCGCACTGACAGCCCTGGCTGCATTTACTGCACTCGGCCGGACAGCAGGAGCAGCAACCTGTGGGAGAGGAGGGAGAAACAGCAGGTTAGTCACTTACCAATATACCTCAATAGTGGTTTCCAAACAAGGGTGGACCCAGAGCCCAATCTCAGGTGGGACACTATGCCAGATTGGGTTAAGATGAGTCATGTAGGATAAAGAGACTATTGCAGTTTGTAAATTATTGCAACAACAAAAGTTGTGTGTTAGGactccagagtgtccctttaaacaatccaGGATGGTGGGAAAAGCAGGAATTAGCAAAAAGTATCTCTGTATACAGCATTTTAAGCAGAATAGAGGGATAGAGGGATTTGGGACAAATAATTTGACACCCCTTAAAATAATTTGACACCCCTTAAAATAATTTTACACCCCTTGATTATTATTCCCCTTGATATGAGAGTGTGTACTTTACTTACTTTTTGGGCAGCATTTGCACTTCTTACAGTTGCAGAAATTTGCACAGGAGCAGGAGACACCTACGAAATGATAGAATAATATGTTACATGCTGTATGCCAAGGGTCCCTAACCCAGTCCTCAtagcccaccaacagtccaggatttatgtatttcccttagTTATTCAAatagagatactgacaaaacctgaacAGTtgatggtccatgaggactgggtatAGTATAGATGGCAGTgggcactagtgatgtcgcgaacatgaaattttccgttcgcgaacggcgaacgtgaactttcGCAAATGTTGGCGAAcccagcgaaccgccatagacttcaataggcaggcgaattttaaaacccacagggactctttctggccacaatagtgatgggccccacccacctgagcggtgggtgggggccctaaacaagaataagggggtgggggacctaatgtcctcccc contains:
- the LOC134578282 gene encoding metallothionein-like; the protein is MDPQNCNCATGVSCSCANFCNCKKCKCCPKSCCSCCPAECSKCSQGCQCEKGCESCSCCN